The Alosa alosa isolate M-15738 ecotype Scorff River chromosome 3, AALO_Geno_1.1, whole genome shotgun sequence nucleotide sequence ATGGAGAGTTCTGAACTGGTcctgaaactcttcccacatgtaaTGCACAGATAGGGCTTTTCCCCAGCATGAACAAATTGGTGTCTTCTAAGATGACTTGACTGACTAAACGCCTTTCCACACACAGAACAGTGATGTGCTTTTTCTCCGGCATGGCTgctcagatgtgttttgagatgACCTGTTTTAGCAAAGGCCTTTCCACACTGAGAACACTGAAATGGCTTCTCTCCCGTATGGATCCTCTGATGTGCCTTGAGATCAGCCTTGTGAATAAAGGTTTTCCCACACTGAGGACACTGAAATGGCTTTTCTCCAGTATGGATCATCTGATGTGCCTTGAGATTAGACTTCTGAGTAAAGGCGTTTCCACACAGAgtacactgatatggcttttctccCGTATGGATTCTCTGGTGTAACTTGAGCGCATTCATGTGAATAAAGGTTTTTCCACACTGAGGACACTGATAtggcttctctccagtatggATCATCTGATGTGTCTTGAGATTACATTTATGagtaaaggcttttccacactgaGAACACTGATGTAGTTTGTCTCCAGAATGTGTCTTCTGATGGGCAGTGAGCTCTGAGCGTTTCCTGAAACTTTTCTGGCATATAGTACACTGATTTGCAAGAGTAGGAAGACCAGCGGATATTTCCAAACACTGGGGTGCATGTTGTTCCTCCCTGGTGTCCAACTCCTGGTGTAATTTCTGGTATGAAGTCTCCTGGCTACATGAGTGATTGTAACTCACTTGGTTTCCTTTTTCCTCACTGTGTTCTCTTTTAGCTTGATTCCTTTGGATGTCTCCTACAACATAAAAAAGCAGGTGTTTGCAATAATATATATTCACATTGCAAATATGTATTCTTTTTTATCTTAATACAAACTGTTCAAAAACTCACCTCTTGTAATATATTCATCTGTGTGATCATGAAGATCTGAATATATGTCTTCCTGTTTAATTTCCTGTGGTGACATTAATATTTCAGTCTTACATTCATGTTCCAGTCCAGGctcttctttctgtttctgaGTTGTAAACAGATACTCTTGTAGGAAATCATCAAATTCTTCTTCACTCTCCTTCTTCACTGCAGTGAACTGGTCAGATGATCCAACAGGTCCTGCCATTTCAAATTTTAGTTTTTTAGAGAATAATCACATCAAATAGTCTTTCAATACAATGAAAAATGTAGTCCTGTGGATAGGTGTACAAAATGATACTTCAGTATTGAGACCCCAGTCTGTTGTGCTCATAATATAGTCCTTTTACCTGCCCCATTAGCTCCCTGGATTCACACCTGACCAATAAGCTGCAAGGGCTATTGGAATGCAAATCTGGTGTGGGAGGGAGCTCCATATGCATGAGCACTCTTCACACATCTGATGGTCCTCAGGTGAACTATGAAGGTTATGGGTGagtaggtgggggtggggtggagttgTGGTGATGTGAACTACAAAGGTAATGGGTCGGCCTGGACAATATATTGTATGTGGGATTCTGTAGGTAATGAGTGGTATAGCCAAAAGCGTTGTCTTTTAGACAGAGGTCCCACATGGTAGAATGTGGTATTACAAGAGAGCCGGCCCAGTGCTAGTTGATGTGCTGGCTTTGTTTCTGTAGAAGAAACCCATTTTTTGTCTCCTGTTGTTCAGATATCCCCTGAGGTTAATGAGCATCCCTATGGCACATAGGAAACAATTTGTTGAAGCAACTTTTATGTCAGTTCTAGACTATGCTGATGTGATATATAGAAATGCTACTGCCTGCTCACTGAAAGTCCTGGACTCAGTCTACCACTCTGCCCTGAGATTCATTACTGGTGATGGCTATATCACGCATCATTGTGTCCTCTATGGTAAAGTGGGTTGATCATCTTTCACATAGAGGAGACAGCTCAACTactaaacataagctaggctacaaacacaataggggggtaaaaaaaactttacacataagtgtcttattattttttttattcaacaacctggctgtagaagtgcaatcccagacaaagtttaagtcgtgttaattccactgttcccatcgatattcagactgtcttcctcagtcatctccatggtcaatctgaaacaacacaaaataaacattagccatttattcctttttgaaaataggctaagtcacaattacacgttttttttatcatcagtgatcctgttagcgttatcactgttttttccaaaataggctacccagatagcaaacatacactgggacggaactgggccacacctaccacaacgtccggcacggatctgcataatggacctgatccgcccaaacgcacatcgggtccaaaattggtctggatccgttttgacggatctggtaccaataagggctaagactggcccagttccgtatggtagtctgtgttactggcgtgttccagatctgtttatcatatgcaatacgggtccgcttattgtgtgtggtaacggacccgtttatcagacatcagccggctttatttgacatgtgaaatgtgattggtaattagggctaattatcctgaaaaatctgtttgctacacatttgctaacaggttcgttataggttcacccaggctaaagttcgtaacgttttcccaacagctcaactgataaacataagctaggctacaaacacaagggggtaaaaaactttacacataagtgtcttattattttttattcaacaacctggctgtagaagtgcaatcccagccaaagtttaagtcgtggttaattccactgttcccatcgatattcaggctgtcttcctcagtcatctccatggtcaatctgaaacaacaaaaattaacatgagccatttattcctttttgaaaataggttaagtcacaattacactcgtttttttttatcatcagtgatcctgttggcGTTAGTCGCTACCaaaaataggctagttattgtgatggctgttttgctcaagctaagctagtagcctagcctatattgctggaaaataatagtataaccttacagtaaagttatcaatcgccgtttgcttattgttgtctctgaataaaccaacagagataaaagcagaaaaagcagagcctaccttgaaaagttgggctgtcctagtccaggctggcaaatcatgtcaaaagattgacagtgagcaaaccaaagatccttgattaacgttactgcttggacttctgcatgcgtggcaagaatatggggttgtctcatagcactgtttgatctgacacaaacaacaattgactacgtTTACCACTGCAAAATAATAGTATAaacttacagtaaagttatcaatcgctcggctgcttgttgttgtctctgaataaaccaacagagataaaaagcaaatagcctaccttgaaaagttgggctgtgtCCTAATCCaaccaggctggcaaatcatgtcaaaagatagtgagcaaaccaaagatccttgattaatgttactgcttggactgcgtggcaagaatatggggttgtctcatagcactgtttgatctgacacaaacaacaattgactaattttactaggtaataataaaaataatgaaacgagcatatgatcaatattgagccaactatatcttctttttcagccttactgtagaaatgaagtggccatgggaacatacatagtgcacccccatggtttctaaatttgtgccattccaaaatacctttttttttctttagcagccagttgacaatgaagtagggtaaggacagtcaatttagcagaatcagcaccttaattaatatcattaccacctgggtctgctgtgaaaaaaatggtccttcggctcatatccgtatcacaggtttgggccaaatcagtgttttaaaCGCatttcctgacttccagttgagttgcggaaatcggacctgggacaaatctgttaaccggtgataaaacagcattactagcagagctgaaacctctatcaggagcagatctggcccacagtcagataccgtatgtccgctacagacggatctaaaggcttttatgcggatccggcccaaaggaaattgatATCTGGGTATCCAACCAGATCTAATGACTTTTGGATGCTCAAGGTTCCTCGTATCCACACTGAGTTGGGAAAGCTGGCCTTTTGTAATGGTGTCCCTACTTCCTGAAATAATCTTCAATGTAACATAAACATTAACTCTCTACTTTCCTATATCTCAGCTCTTCCagatgtgtcttagacactctgcctaccaatttcttcaaaaccgTTTTTAATCTCATatcggcggatgtccttcaaattgtaaatgtatcactgctgtctggcacttttcctaagtcactgaaaacagctgttgtaaaggtaaaacatcagtcctagtgctactagaccttagtgcagcatttgacactgttgatcacaatattttactacacagactagaacactgggttggatttacaggcatagttagcagctggctaaaatcacatctacaagaaaggagcttctttgttgccatcggaaactgtacctcaacaccaacgtccttgacctgtggtgttccccaggggtcgattttagggccactattattcaacctctatatgctcccacttggacaaataatccaaaataacttgatttcatatcatagctatgcagatgacacacaaatttacttagctctgtcaccaaacgactatggtcctcttgaatctatgtgtcagtgtatagaacaaatcaacacctggatgtctcaaaattttcttcagctgaacaaagaaaaaactgaagtaattatatttggaaagacttagggttgccactctccttgacagaaaagggttgaaggcaaaggatacagttaaaaatcttggtgtattaattgactgtgatctaaatttcaacagccacatgaaagtttacaactaaatcagcttttaccacctcaaaaatattgccagactcagagggctgatgtcaaaatatgacttagaaaaactcattcatgcatttatctacagcagggttgattactgcaatggactgttcacaggccttcctaaaaagactattaaacagcttcagatgatacaaaatgcagcagctaggattctaacagaaactaaaagaactgaccacattactccaattcttaagtccttgcactggcttccagttagTCACataattgactttaaagcactattgcttgtttataaatcagtaaatggagcaggacctaaatacctgtcagacatgcttcagcagtacacaccttctcgtcctctcaggtcccaggggaaaaacctgctagtaaaacctactgttagaactaaacatggtgaagcagcttttagctgctatgcggctcagctgtggaatcaactttcggatgacatcaaaaaggccccaactgtagccagttttaaatctagacttaagaccaaactgttctcagatgctttctgctaactgtgccgagttacaaattctgaatccgccttgataattattctactttatattttattacttttttttactacttttgcctttgttttttgcttactaattatcctttatttttcaattattttaccttgtgttttatgttttcttttttattatgatctttaccttttaactattctttgactatattgcctttctatgctttttatttgttattattgtttggttttgtttatgtaaagcacattgaatgacctctgtgaatgaaatgcgctatataaataaacttgacttgacttgactataatCAATTCAGATATGTAATCACAAACCTTCCTATGTCAAATTGTACCTGTTTTATATATAGGAACATCACCTATTACCAACTGTATTTCCAAcctgtgtcacttaatattaatttctatccAAACCAAGATggtggattcctaaagaaacgcaagcacccacaccataagtgtatttaaattagctgtgtaccaaaaattacattttaccacgACTCGGAAGAGccgtaaacagtgttgtaaggctgtgtgtacaaatccgcttggagctccagtggaaatTTGATTTGCGATGAGAATTCTCAGTCTAACCGTTggtgccgtgagaaaggttggaaataggcacccaccagcccagcaataaactgagcgtggtaaacaaaatcagatatttcaggcagtaaaagccccgaaaaaaatcaaaaatgtaagattcatttatcaaatgtgttaggttctgaaaaatgtaaggttcatttgtcaaatgtgttcctaggtttcttaatcattcatgtgtgtgtttggggcgtaacataaTTTAAACCAATAAGAATGACGTCATTCCCTtaaacggcgcaaagcgcgacgtcaaagaatgcatcagtattttgacagtcaacggcgcatttgaaggagtctgcttgcgagaccatatggaacagtcattccactaaacctttttttgctttactaaaacctagcatagcctttacATGTTTGCACtcatctattttttttaactcattggcaaagtgaaactaacttcaccatggtgtcagtcaacgacaagacagttatacacagtaagttactttcactattgactgacaatgggttaccattgaaaacataggctggaaaaagcaacacttaccttaagcaacacttacaacacttaccctaatattttccaaatgactgaataaaacaatatttaaaACAAAGTTTATCCTACAGAGGAGCTGCTTATATCACAGTTGAATTTTAAAGAAATTTgtaaaattaaagaaaaaaagaatagcCTATTGTCgagcagttaatgggatactgcaCAGTTGTGAAGCTgttgggaagttatggtggGCTAActttgtgtgaacacacacgGGAAATTCTCTCTCGTTGAGTTGCCTAATGATACACACAGCTGCCCCGATGCACAGACTAAACGGTAGGCTAGGTCATCAGGACATAAACAAAATGTCTCAGCCTCTAATAAGCACAATATGAAGTGGgctaaataaaaacatgatgtTGGAATAAACACCGACAGTATAGGGGCCCACTAAAGATCGTCGCACCCCCTATAGTGAACCATTAGCTCCGCCCCTGGTGGTGTCCAGTGTaaggggtgtgtttggggctgtGCAATGGGAATGCAAGTTGGTGATGAACTGTTGGGGTTTGAAAAAGGAATCATGTTGAAGGGGCTGTATAGAGGGGTTTCCTGGAAAAGGTTTATCCTGTACATTTTGATTCTTGCGTAAAGCTGCAATGATTTTGTGGTGTTGAAAACTAGGGTGAGAGAATTAGAGGTGTGTAAAGTGTTGTTTGAAAGTGTAATGTAAATGTGTTGTGGAATGTGAGAAGGTTGTGATAAGGTGAATGATGGGTTTGGGATAGGGTTCCAGTGTCTATTGTGTGGTCTAGGATCAGGGGTTAATGATTGTGTGTTGTTggaatgtgtgtggtgtggtggtctGTTAGAGTGttggtttaggattaggtgcctttaagtcagtggtgacagcgctgcctggaagacgacgttgggggcataaaacaccattgagcaAATGTAACCAGTCGCCCGCATTTAAAAAAACGCAATATTggattatatttcacaactttgtgATGTACTGTGACTGGGAAAAGCTGGCAAGCAAGCCACAGACAAATCAGGGGATTCACTGCCCTGTTAGGTAGGCCTCGGCTAGGAAAGCAACAGCGCTGGAgaaatatactgtaggctaggcctacaccatgGAATGAACACAAGTTTACCCGACTGTTGTTCCCGCTGTTCATTCTCGTGAAGTTTCTTCCGTTTctcatgccctgaatggtaattcggtttcatgttcatcttcttaatgtagcctatgagaCACTGTCGCTAGGATACCTGTCTGTCACTAGCTTGACTAAAGGGGGGGTGGGGAAAGGGGGCCTTCATTAACCTGCGTAGTGTGCGTATAGGGAGAACCGGCCCTGCGTAAACCCAAATAATAAAATCATACAGTCCTATTCATATGATATGCTATTATGTtgtcagacatcccaagtctcccggaagttccgggagtctcccgcatattgatagcggctccctgacgtcagcaaattagataaaatctcccggaatctagagcgagCGATCAAGAGCGCGCACGCGAGAGGGAGACCTaaaatcgcgtgtgcatctgagtgtagcgcgggaggggagacaggggagagaggggtggtgcgtgtgtgtctgagcgcatccaagacagagagcatcctgattggcctgtttcgctaaatcaaccaatcagttttcagtgtaggcgggcttttcatctcttttctcccgaactaaaTCAGTTCAGTGTGTCTAGGAACAGGAGTCAGTGCATGCcccccaaaaaaggaaaatgttaaCACCCCTTTTAAAGTGTACCCTTGTttataagagtaaaacataatgataggcctagtcttgcatgctgcactgtttgtaacagtgttaGCACTGCCCATggtgggttaaatgattgcaaaactagtgtcaattcatgtgcattattcaggcctatactagttagtcaaggctacatgaaaagaccaaactgcaaaatctacatattttgttttcacaattacttatttggtgtactgactttttagtatttatttattttatttattattattattatattttttttttttttttttggggggataCCTCCCTCCAAAATGACTTGTTGCAGGTTGAGATGTCTGTGTTGTATATTCATGTCATTGTTATCCTATGGACTACATTATTATTACCATCAAGGGCATGCATTAATTTATTGAGGAAATGAAAATTTACCAGGAACATGTTTATTCAAAGAAAGAACTTTATTAGCACAAATGGAAACACACGACTATGTACAAAGCATAGGAGATCTTCCCACACAACAATGGGAAGCTCTTGACAAGCCCAAAATCCTACAGCACCGTGAAGTGTCTGTTTGCCGCCTCAGAGCTGTAGGTAGCTGGCGGCATACGGTCTGAATACGGTCCATTTTGCAGACTTCTGTGGTGCGTTGCCCTGTACTTCGGAATTGCCTCTAATCTCGACTGCAGCGTGGCACAGAGCTCGGTGAGCTCCTGGCTGCGAAAGGACAGAGGTCGCACAATCCATCCAGAGACCCCGTCAACGATGCCGTCTTCCTCATCAGACATCAGGTCTATGGTGGCGCTCTTCCAAAGGTCTACCTCATCCTCAACTAGCACACTCTGCCTCGCTTCCAGCAGCTGTAAAATCAATCAATAAAGACAATCAGTATATGCATATGGACACAACACATCTATCAATCCACctgaaaaatagacacattgACCAAAAACGTATCTAATTTCATAAGTCTTACCCTCTTTCTTCTCGATCGACTCCGAGCTGAACTCTTCACAGCTTCCGCCTGCGATGCAAGATCTGGTTGTTTGTATCTGAAGTTCCTGCGTACTGTCTCGTAATATGTCTTACAGGCAGCTGGAAAACAATTGAATGAGAGTGGTATGAATAAATAACTGTAAGTCACAGTAAAATTAAACAAGGAAGGAGAAAACAGTTAAAGTTACTTACACACAATGGCgtcattatcagcatcatgtAAATCTGGACTTGCAGACAAAGCTCCGAGCAAATAGGAGGTGACAGCCTCGTTATGAGGCGAGTTTagtctgtgaaaacaaaatatACAGTTAAGATCGGTATCTATTAACGTATATATATTTCCTTATACAGCGGAATGAAATCATATTCTTTAATTTTTACCCTTGCTCCGGTTTGTAGCGCCTACAATTTGTCTCAGAGTTGTGAAGACGCCGTACGGCTTCCTGTAAATTACAAGAccaaaaaaatacacttttataAAGCAACTTACACTGGTTCTACTCAGTTGTTCGTTTACAAGGGT carries:
- the LOC125292322 gene encoding zinc finger protein 883-like; translated protein: MFDELLNAISGLSRQLTLFADDVNEQFTVVNSRLLSMEDRLAALDSKNCAEETNPKKRRRVHNPKIALLEARQSVLVEDEVDLWKSATIDLMSDEEDGIVDGVSGWIVRPLSFRSQELTELCATLQSRLEAIPKYRATHHRSLQNGPYSDRMPPATYSSEAANRHFTCTICQKSFRKRSELTAHQKTHSGDKLHQCSQCGKAFTHKCNLKTHQMIHTGEKPYQCPQCGKTFIHMNALKLHQRIHTGEKPYQCTLCGNAFTQKSNLKAHQMIHTGEKPFQCPQCGKTFIHKADLKAHQRIHTGEKPFQCSQCGKAFAKTGHLKTHLSSHAGEKAHHCSVCGKAFSQSSHLRRHQFVHAGEKPYLCITCGKSFRTSSELSIHQLVHSGEKPHQCPQCGKGFTSTSTLRRHQMIHSGDKLHQCSQCGKVFTQKGSLQVHQRIHYGEKPHQCPHCGKAFTQMCNLRAHQRIHTGEKPHQCSQCGKAFIHKTDLKAHQRIHTGEKPHQCTLCGKAFAQKSNLKAHQRIHTGEKPFQCPQCGKAFTLKSQLKLHQMIHSGEKPHQCSQCGKGFTSKSTLRRHQMTHTG